The following are encoded in a window of Maylandia zebra isolate NMK-2024a linkage group LG5, Mzebra_GT3a, whole genome shotgun sequence genomic DNA:
- the LOC143418741 gene encoding uncharacterized protein LOC143418741, whose protein sequence is MDEGIRACGRRRAAGQRGRGVEIRGGRGEGLRRRGVRSRGGRQGGQQERGEGPGGRRRQPRTIITDDMRATVIDHVIVHSMTMAEAGRRVHPNLSRSTVATIIKAFRQHNRAERMPHRGGRVAIFTAAQETLIADMVRENNCIRLREIRDKVIADNVNFENIDAVSVSTIDRVLRRQQMRMKQVYRVPFERNSARHIGQRYEYVQRIMQLDAMARPHEYLFLNEAGFNLQKRRRRGRNIIGQRAITEVPGQRGGNITLCAAMGTEGLVHRHAVLGSYNTQRLLTFLEELKDILLDRQQHHPRLAHHMYVIIWDNVRFHKTHQIREWFTTNSDHFLNVCLPPYSPFLNPIEEFFSSWRWKVYDRQPYTRENLVRAMELACADIPVEAFQGWIRHSRAFFPRCLARDNIACDVDEVMWPNAARRHDAAQ, encoded by the exons atggatgaaggcattcgAGCGTGCGGAAGGAGAAGAGCTGCAGGCCAAAGAGGAAGAGGGGTTGAgatcagaggaggaagaggtgaaGGCCTAAGAAGAAGAGGAGTTCGGAGTAGAGGAGGAAGACAAGGAGGCCAACAAGAGAGAGGAGAAGGTCCAGGTGGGAGAAGAAGACAACCTCGCACCATCATAACAGATGATATGCGAGCAACAGTAATTGATCATGTCATTGTCCATAGCATGACAATGGCTGAAGCGGGACGAAGAGTACATCCAAACCTGAGTAGGTCCACCGTGGCCACCATTATCAAGGCATTTAGACAACACAACAG agCTGAAAGAATGCCACATAGAGGTGGGAGGGTTGCCATATTCACAGCGGCACAAGAAACCCTCATTGCAGATATGGTCCGTGAGAACAACTGCATTAGACTCCGAGAGATCAGAGACAAAGTCATTGCAGATAATGTAAACTTTGAGAACATTGATGCTGTCAGCGTGTCCACAATAGACCGAGTTCTCCGGCGCCAACAGATGAGGATGAAACAGGTCTACAGGGTTCCCTTTGAGCGCAACTCTGCGCGACACATAGGACAACGTTACGAGTATGTGCAA AGGATAATGCAGTTGGACGCGATGGCCAGACCCCATGAGTACCTCTTCCTGAATGAGGCTGGCTTCAACCTCCAGAAACGAAGGCGAAGAGGCCGTAACATCATTGGCCAGAGAGCCATCACTGAGGTTCCTGGCCAACGGGGGGgtaatattactctttgtgCAGCTATGGGTACGGAGGGGCTTGTCCACCGGCATGCTGTCCTTGGGTCTTACAACACCCAACGTCTCCTCACCTTCCTAGAGGAGCTAAAAGACATCCTCCTGGACCGTCAACAACACCATCCTAGGCTAGCACATCACATGTATGTGATCATTTGGGACAACGTCCGCTTCCACAAGACACACCAAATCAGAGAGTGGTTCACCACAAACAGTGACCACTTTTTAAACGTCTGTCTGCCACCCTACTCCCCTTTCCTGAACCCTATAGAGGAGTTCTTCTCATCATGGAGATGGAAGGTGTATGACAGACAGCCATACACAAGAGAGAACCTCGTACGGGCAATGGAGCTGGCCTGTGCTGACATCCCAGTGGAGGCCTTCCAGGGATGGATTCGCCATTCCAGGGCGTTTTTCCCGCGGTGCCTAGCAAGGGACAATATagcctgtgatgtggatgaggtgATGTGGCCCAATGCAGCTCGGCGACATGATGCCGCACAGTGA